The Leptodactylus fuscus isolate aLepFus1 chromosome 3, aLepFus1.hap2, whole genome shotgun sequence genome has a segment encoding these proteins:
- the LOC142198596 gene encoding interleukin-17A-like, whose product MDILSRPCQFTAVLLFLGLTALMSVQCVDLHHLKKGLCPPITKFPTTVKVNLNLTAQDSFLQSGDVRKRSTSPWEYSYDKNINRHPVVIAEAKCDMAGCVDADGNVDIGLNSVPIRQEILVLHREMKGCVPVFKLEKKIVTVACTCVRPVIHKQQ is encoded by the exons ATGGACATCCTGAGCCGCCCCTGCCAG TTCACAGCAGTTCTGCTTTTCCTTGGACTCACCGCTTTGATGTCTGTCCAATGTGTGGATCTTCATCATCTTAAGAAAGGATTGTGTCCTCCCATCACTAAGTTCCCAACTACGGTGAAAGTCAACCTGAACCTGACCGCACAGGATTCCTTTCTGCAGAGTGGAGATGTGAGGAAGCGCTCCACCTCTCCATGGGAATACAG CTATGACAAAAACATCAACCGACACCCAGTGGTTATTGCCGAGGCCAAGTGTGACATGGCCGGCTGCGTGGACGCCGATGGCAATGTGGACATCGGCTTAAACTCCGTCCCCATCAGACAAGAGATCCTGGTCCTTCACCGTGAGATGAAAGGATGCGTCCCTGTCTtcaaattggagaaaaaaattgtgACCGTGGCCTGCACCTGCGTACGACCCGTCATCCATAAGCAGCAGTAG